A segment of the Corylus avellana chromosome ca2, CavTom2PMs-1.0 genome:
TActtgcatttgttttttaaatattgcTGCACATaaagtatattttattttgacaatTATATGACATATTTACAATGCAGCTGAGAAAAGCATTTTAGCTAGGAAATGGTGGCTGCTCACATGAAGCCATAGGAACTTGTTTTGCATGATCACATTGAATAATCATTTTAGATCCTTTTCCACTCATGACTTTGCAACTAAGACTATGTTGttagaattttaatttaaatgattaagtttattatttcctattagcttaagctctTAAGATAAATAGTgatctaacatggtatcaaatgtttttttgaGCTCAAACTTCATCTCCATCATTCAACCCCCCcttccaattttaattaaataatattccATGCTTTGGGTTTCACTTGTTGAGAGGAATTTGAGCCTATACATAAGGGGGAGGgggtattagaatattaatttaaataattaagtttatcatttcttataatgttaagcttttgagataaataatgatttaatatatattgaatcaTATCTCAGAAATATGAAACCTAAATATACTGTTATTTTTTCTGCGTCAAATGTTGTTTTTCCTACTGTGACTTTCATCCTAAAATGCAATGACCGATTATGCAATCCAATTAAAAGCTTTGGTTCTGAAATTGCCATCCTAATACCACTAGCAATCCAACTCACGCCTCCATTTTTCATAATTACCATTGTTCTCACAGTTGTTGCCCCTACTACAAACACATGCATGGTTTTACCACCACCAAGAATCATTGTCAGGCGTGAATGTTTATGCTCTTTACCATGATTGCTAGCAACACTAATGCTTGGCCACTGTTGTAAGTGACCCCTCACACCCATCAATGATGTCTGCATTATCAATTTGTTGTCATTGGCATGATCTTCGTTACTGCCAGCTTATAAATCACTTCAATGGCTTACAACTATGTGCTACCTTCACAACTACATCACTACTACTAATGCTTCCAAACTTTCCATCAGCACAACCATAAATCTAGCATGAACCAGATTATGTTCATCTTTGCTATCCCCCTGCACCCTCCCTTTATCTCTCTTCTACCTTTCTCGCTTTAtgcttttgtttgtttcttagaaATTATGATGGAAGGGAAAGGAAAGCACCTGAAAATGGCTTTCCTTAGTTGCTTCTTTTTCAAGCCTTCTGTTTTTCTGTAACCAAGATATCATGCTTGTGTGTGTTGAAAATGGCTTCTTTAATTGCTCCTTTTTTAAGTATTCCGTTTCTGTAACCAAGATATACATGTTCATGTGTGTGCGTCTGTATGGGGGATGAGAGAGAATGCATATAGACATCTATGGCTTTATTAATTGACATCATTGATCATGTTCGTTGTTGTTTAGAGCTTCATTTCTGACAATTAGTCTGCTTTTCTGTTTCTTTCTCCTCGTACACTTTTTTGGGAGTGGGAATGTGGGTGGGGTGGGATAGGGTGGCATTCATGGACTGATATAACTCCATTTCTGTTGATGAAGATTGACTTTGTACTTTTCGCAAAACATACATGACTTTGTTTTCTGATGGCTTTTAGAGATTCAAATGCTTGGGGAATGACGTGAAAGCTCTTGGGCcaaatatgtatttattttttgtccggGTTAGTCGCTGCTCCTGTTATTATAAGACCAGGAAGCTCATAGTAGTGGCCTAATGGTGCTGGTTTGGATTAGGTTCAGGCCAGTATaagttctttgaattttttttttgtttgttatagCTGGTTTTGTTGGAAGGTGGAAAtcgatttgatttgatttgtttgttttgttttttttttttttggttggcagTGTAAAATCAACTGCATTATTATGTTGGGCTTGTTTGTTTACTTGCCTTGTTTAATAAAATGTAGCCCTTGAGAAAGTTATAACCGGATTGAGTTTTCCTTCAACCAATCTTAAAGCTGCAATGTGTCCCAAAACATCTTTTAAACAAAAACCTAGCAAATAAACTACCgtaaactcaaaaaataaatttctgtCGAAAACATCAACAGGATGCATTTGGGACACATGGCAGCTTTAGGgattaggttggaggaaattagtttagaagaaaactctATTCATTATAACTTGCCTAGTAGGGTTTAGGGCTTGAAGTCTTGAACTAACAATCTGAATTAGGTTGTGCTCTGCCTCCTGTTGTAAGGTTGGACATGGGCCTGGATGGGCTGGAGCGAGTTGAGCTATGTAGACACACAATATAATCCAATATTTGAGGCCCTAATGAAAAATTCATTTATATCTGCAAATAGGATAGTGACCGAGGCAGGCTTTGGAAGTCGTTCCCTCCTGAAGTTTCTTGGCAATTTCTTTTGTCCATTCAAAATGTCTGCGTGCATCTGAAAGAGTCGTCTATGTGATATCATTTctaaagaaatttgtttttggtgacTGATATGAATCAAGTGGGGGATGTAGCGTGCATAATATTAGATGTAGAAATAGCCATTTTGGACTTTGGTTCCAGGATTCTAAAAGTCCCTTTGTATTTTGATTTACGGCACCAATTGATCTTATCCAAAATAGTAATGTTACGTACCAAACAAATATCTTATAAAGTTGATGTGATGAAGTTTAGTAACAATGACCAATTCAAAGGTTAATGTCagctttttaaaatatttgtataGTGTGTAatattattctattaaaattgtTGGATTCTCAGCTTGGTAGGGGCAGCGAGTCCCTTTTGCATTTGTAGCACTTGGGTGAAGAGGACTGCCCTGTTTGAACAGGTAAAAGAGGACTGAAGCGCTCTCAGATCTGTCATTTTAAACAGTGGTCTCTCTGACAAGTGGAGCACATGTAGCGAACAAAAATTTCCATGCCTTTGGAAGAGGAAATTTCGCAGAGGTTTCAAGAGCATTTATTTAGTTAGACAAGGTGGTCGGCTAGTGGAATGAGTTTTCCACATTCGTGTTGTCATCCATAAGCAGTTTTATTAATCTGAAGCAACATCGTGGAAGTTGCGCCGGCAGGCGCCTTGGACGGGGTCAGAGTCCACGTGAAAACACGAGGTATGTTCCTTCTTGGCTTTGTTGGGCGCATTAAAAGGTTCTTTATGCGGAGTCAACAATAGCAACCACCTTGTTTTTGGCTTGATTGTTGTTGTTGCCAACCCCGTGATCTATTCCTGAAAAACGGAAAGGTTACAGACCCACCAATCTGACAGATGTAAAAAACTGGGGAAAAGGCAAGTGGGTCGGATTTCCACCTGCGAAAATTAATCCATCAaggtcaaaaggtgaaaattttagTCTCACcgtctttttataaaaaaaggatGAAAAGAAGAATGAGGGAGGCAAGCAGtggcttttattatttatttgattggACTTTGGGCAAACTATTCAAAAGGCGCCGACGCCTGTCTTACTTAACAACTTGTCCGTACTAATGATGTCGGTGTCAGGTGTCAATTAGATGAATACAAATTTTCGGTTGCCTCAATAGACAatttactcttttctttttttttttttaaataaaagaaagggaatattaaaggaaaatccCTAAAGGAAGGATTAACCTTCCAtccctaaattttagttttgaattcaaaaacaagttttgaggcattaaaaactaaatattaacttatagaaatttaactaaaaaaaaataaaaatgttttttatttttattttaatatacgTTTGATGCACGGCTGCCAAAATTTGGCAGCAGCATAGCAGGACTCCAATTAGATTATGTTGATTGCGcgatctctttttattttttaattatttttggtcGGTCAAATTACTCATTTTCATATTGGaatctatattatttaaaaaggaATGGTAGAGACACAATTTTAgcttaactttttattttttatttatgtggttttttttttttttgtttttttttttttatttttttataaaaaaacaaccaaattaaaaaaaaaagaccatatAAGATGTTATtactttataaattatttttatttataaagacACAACTTTTGTTCAACTTTTCTCTCGGTAATAACATCATCACTCGGTATATAGTACAGggaaaatttaatttaaaaataaggcATTGTTGCTTAATTAAAAAGCCAAactaaattcattaaaaaagaattcTGTTATTCATCATTCTCATATATTTTATCTCTTTCTGCATTCTTTTCCTATATGTTGCACTTCAAAAATAGGTTTGACTTCTATTTCACTAATATATAATCAAAGTTCATTAttgattaaattctttttttatttttttgtaaactattgattaaattcttttaattcatataaataatattattttttacaccTATTTTATACAGATGGTGTGCCGTGTTTGTAAACAAAGAGAAAGTCATTTAAAATTCTTTACGTCAGCCAGTGTAAAATAAGTttgataaatgagtgtgaagaaaGCATTACTTAATTCAAATATCTAATTTAGAGCATAGTTTATCAAGTTCCTTCaataagaatattatatttttcatactTATTTATCATACTCATGTCACACCGACTAACATGATGTGTATTATATGATTTCTCATGTTAGCCGATATCGCATGATTGTGATACATAgatgtgaagagtagcattactcttcctTCAAATATATTGTTTGCTTAATGCTTTTTAAGACTGACAACatataaaatactcaaaactacCTTTACATTTATGCCAtatcacaaccaaaaaaaaaaaaaaaaaaattatctttttacttGCTTATTTACAAGGCTTGAAAAGCTAGTGATTCTTATTTTCACACCATGTTAGAAATTTACTTAACTAACATAATTGTCAAATTATTAGAGAATCAACCATAATATAAAATTGTAGAAATAATCGAGGAAGTTGGCCATTATAAAATAATCGGTTATATTCTACATGGttatacttttcaaaatatCTCAACTCTCCTAACGCGCTTTGACGAAAACTGGCATCGTGTCATGAACATATCAAACAACTAAAAGTAAGCCAAAATTAGACTCGCTACCCACAATCTAGCCTTTGTAGTTTTTGTAAAAAGAACACACATCCCATCATTACCTTGGCGCTTTTGATAATAATCGTCTTCGTCCACCAACCATTTGATTGTACATGTTTCTgttccaaaaagaaagaaaagccgGCACATTCATGTTAATAGAATTAGGTCAGACTTCAAGACCAAACTTGAAACTACTACCCTCTTGCCATGGCCAAAATAATCTTGGCATTACTACCATTCTTCACATTGCTAAAATGGAAGAACttgattaaatttgttttttcctttttttttttcttttttttttttttaaaaaaaagaaaaaaacaaaaaagagaagactTGAGGGGCATGTCAAGTGTCAAGCAAGCAACCCACCCAGTGTCAATCAGATATTATTATATAAACCAAGGTATGCTCTGCAGCAGAATGAACTTCTTTCCTTGCTGCATCTTCTAAATTCAGCCTCTTTTTCCAACTTCTTACTTGCTATAATATTATTCTGCTTCTTCATAGAGAGCCAGAACCATGACAGGAAGCCATAATTTGGACAAAGCTTGTAACACATTGGTCCATAATTTGAGTGCCGTCATCAGAGCCCAGAAACGATGGCGCATGGCAATCTGTTCCATCCGGTTCATGGTCTCTCTTGCCAGACTTATCATTTCCAAAAGAAACAGCTGCCAAAATTCTGGGATCTTTAAGCCCCACTTTCTCACCACCCTCGATATTGAACCAAGCAGCAGCTTCCACCATGGTGAAAATCAAACTGTGGTGCCTTGCTCCTTTGTTCCCTGTAAGGATCAAACAGCTCTCACAGAAATGGTGAAGGAGAAAGATTTACTTGCTCTCCGCAACTTTGGAGGCGTACAAGGCATTGCCACTACTCTCAAGACAGACCCTGAGAATGGAATCCATAGCCATGATCAGGAAGTCAGCAGGCGGCGTGAAATGTTTGGTGCAAACACTTACCGCAAGCTCCCTCCAAAAGGGTTGTTATTTTTTGTGGTCGATGCTTTCAAGGATACCACCATTCTCATCCTACTGGTCTGCGCTGCCCTTTCTCTTGGTTTTGGCATCAAAGAACATGGGGCCAAGGAAGGCTGGTACGAGGGGGGAAGCATCTTCGTAGCAGTCTTTCTGGTTGTGGTTGTCTCTGCCCTCAGTAACTTCAGACAGGGGAGGCAGTTCGACAAGTTATCAAAACTGAGCAAGGATATCAAAGTTGATGTTCTTAGAGACGGTCGCCGCCTCAAAATCTCCATCTTCGACGTTGTAGTTGGAGATGTCGTCTTTCTAAACATGGGTGACCAGGTTCCTGCTGATGGATTGTTTTTAAACGGGCATTCATTGCAGATAGACGAGTCAAGCATGACAGGAGAGAGTGATCATGTGGAAGTAGATTCCACTGAGAATCCCTTCTTGTTCTCCGGATCAAAGGTGTCGGACGGGTATGCTCAAATGCTCGTTACATCGGTGGGAATGAACACTGCATGGGGCGAAATGATGAGCTCAATAACCGGTGATTCCAGTGAAATAACACCACTGCAAGCACGGCTTAACAAATTAACCTCTTCTATTGGAAAGATAGGCCTTGCAGTTGCTTTCCTAGTTCTTCTAGTCCTGTTAATTCGTTATTTTACAGGGAACACAGAAGATAGCAATGGGATGAGAGAGTATTATGCTGGCCAAACAAGTTTAGATGATGTGTTCAATGCAGTCCTACGCATTGTTTCTGCTGCAGTCACCATCGTGGTGGTGGCTATCCCTGAAGGCCTGCCATTGGCGGTGACGCTCACACTTGCTTATTCCATGAAGAGAATGATGGCTGATCAGGCAATGGTCAGAAAACTTTCCGCTTGTGAGACAATGGGCTCAGCAACAATAATCTGCACGGATAAAACTGGCACCTTGACATTGAATGAGATGAAAAAGACCAAATTTTGGCTTGGCCAAGAATCCATTGAAGACGATTCTTCGAATGTAATTCCACCAAACGTTCTCACCTTATTCCACCAAGGAGTTGGTTTGAACACGACTGGAACTATCTATAAACCTGCATCAGGATCCGAACCTGAAATTTCTGGTAGTCCAACTGAGAAAGCAATTCTCTCTTGGGCTGTTTCGCAATTGGGTATGGACATGGAAAAGCTAAAGCAAGGTTCCACGCTTCTCCACGTTGACACCTTCAACTCTGAGAAGAAGCGGAGTGGGGTTGCAATAAGGAAAAAGGCTGACAACACAATCCATGTGCACTGGAAAGGTGCTGCTGAGCTAATCCTAGCAATGTGTTCAAGCTATTATGAAACTAGTGGGAGTACCAAGTCCCTCGATAAAGATAGGGACAAGATTGAGAAAATAATCCAAGGCATGGCAGCGAGTAGCCTCCGGTGCATTGCTTTTGCTCATAAGCAAATAtcagaagaagaaatggaatgCCACAATGCTGAAAGGACTCTCCAACTAAAAGAAAACGACTTAACCTGGCTAGGGGTAGTTGGTCTCAAGGATCCATGCCGGCCGGGCGCCAAGAAAGCTGTGGAAACTTGCAGAAACGCTGGAGTGGAAGTCATAATGATCACTGGAGACAACGTTTTTACAGCAAAAGCTATAGCTACAGAATGCAGTATTCTAGATCCCAATCAACAAGTAAGTGGTGAACAAGTGGTAAATGGTGTTGAGTTTCGAAACTACACGCACGAAGAGAGAATGGAGAAAGTCGAGAAGATCCGGGTGATGGCAAGGTCATCTCCATTTGACAAGCTTCTGATGGTACAATGCTTGAAACAGAAAGGCCATGTGGTTGCTGTTACTGGAGATGGCACGAACGATGCACCTGCATTAAAAGAAGCTGATATAGGACTTTCCATGGGCATTCAAGGCACTGAAGTGGCCAAAGAGAGCTCCGATATCATCATCTTGGATGATAACTTCGCTTCTGTTGCCACCGTTTTAAGGTGGGGACGATGTGTTTATAACAATATCCAGAAATTCATCCAGTTTCAATTAACAGTGAATGTTGCAGCTCTTGTAATCAACTTTGTTGCAGCGGTTTCTGCTGGAGAGGTTCCGCTCACAGCTGTCCAGTTGTTATGGGTAAATCTCATCATGGACACGCTGGGAGCTCTAGCCCTCGCTACAGAGAGGCCTACTGATGAGCTTATGCAGAGGTCTCCTGTGGGTCGAACAGAGCCTCTAATAACAAGTATTATGTGGAGGAACCTCTTAGCTCAGGCCTTGTTCCAGATATCTGTCCTCTTGACTTTACAGTTCAAGGGTGAGTCTCTCTTCAATGTTAGTGGGGAGATAAATGATACACTAATTTTCAATACGTTTGTTCTCTGCCAAGTGTTTAATGAGTTCAATTCAAGAAGCATGGAGAAGAAGAATGTTTTCAAAGGACTTCATAAGAACCGATTATTTATCGGAATTGTAGGAATTACAATTATGCTTCAGGCCATAATGGTGGAATTTTTAAACAAGTTTGCAGATACAGAGAGATTGAATGGGTTGCAGTGGGGAGTTTGCATTGCAATTGCATCTGTATCATGGCCACTCGGTTGGATAGTGAAGTTTATCCCTGTTTCAGATAAACTATTCCTCAATTGCCCTAAGAGCGCAAAAGTGATGTTCTTGAGGATTATGAGGCTGTTTAACCGAATAAAACCCTCTTCCTCTAGGCTTGGAATTGGATGTGGGAATGCAAGGCCTTAGAACATTCCGAGCAGCTTCCCTATAACTTTTTCCATTCCCTACATATGGGAAACATGTCAACcacaaaaaacccacaaaaacccACCCATAGTAGATACATATCGGTTCCGCAATGGGAATACTACAGTTCTATCAAATGTGTAAGGAACCAAAAAACCTTTTCAATAGATTTCCTatgcattattttaatataaattatgtTTCTCTTATTTGTTTACCTTTTATTGGagattgtgttgaaattttgtaaaaatattaagGGTAAGTAGGAACTTACATTTTGTAATGAATgcatatttaattgatataagGAAAActattgtggagtgtatttgtatagggaaacaaaaaatagtttttgtttcctaaatttaggaaaaatcaaagggaagctACTGAGAATGCTTTTAAGCATGACAAGGATAGTTCAATTTATAATGACTTTTAGGAAATTGATCTcagatgaaaacattttttggaaTTAGGCTCATGGAAAATCAGAGATGGCAACAATGACATCGGCGATGACAAGCTACCTCTGGCAGCGGCAAAAAATGAACTATGGGAGTGCGTGCGAAAAGAAGAagctcaaacttgaaaaatggcTTATGAAAATGATAAAGTAAAA
Coding sequences within it:
- the LOC132168923 gene encoding calcium-transporting ATPase 12, plasma membrane-type gives rise to the protein MTGSHNLDKACNTLVHNLSAVIRAQKRWRMAICSIRFMVSLARLIISKRNSCQNSGIFKPHFLTTLDIEPSSSFHHGENQTVVPCSFVPCKDQTALTEMVKEKDLLALRNFGGVQGIATTLKTDPENGIHSHDQEVSRRREMFGANTYRKLPPKGLLFFVVDAFKDTTILILLVCAALSLGFGIKEHGAKEGWYEGGSIFVAVFLVVVVSALSNFRQGRQFDKLSKLSKDIKVDVLRDGRRLKISIFDVVVGDVVFLNMGDQVPADGLFLNGHSLQIDESSMTGESDHVEVDSTENPFLFSGSKVSDGYAQMLVTSVGMNTAWGEMMSSITGDSSEITPLQARLNKLTSSIGKIGLAVAFLVLLVLLIRYFTGNTEDSNGMREYYAGQTSLDDVFNAVLRIVSAAVTIVVVAIPEGLPLAVTLTLAYSMKRMMADQAMVRKLSACETMGSATIICTDKTGTLTLNEMKKTKFWLGQESIEDDSSNVIPPNVLTLFHQGVGLNTTGTIYKPASGSEPEISGSPTEKAILSWAVSQLGMDMEKLKQGSTLLHVDTFNSEKKRSGVAIRKKADNTIHVHWKGAAELILAMCSSYYETSGSTKSLDKDRDKIEKIIQGMAASSLRCIAFAHKQISEEEMECHNAERTLQLKENDLTWLGVVGLKDPCRPGAKKAVETCRNAGVEVIMITGDNVFTAKAIATECSILDPNQQVSGEQVVNGVEFRNYTHEERMEKVEKIRVMARSSPFDKLLMVQCLKQKGHVVAVTGDGTNDAPALKEADIGLSMGIQGTEVAKESSDIIILDDNFASVATVLRWGRCVYNNIQKFIQFQLTVNVAALVINFVAAVSAGEVPLTAVQLLWVNLIMDTLGALALATERPTDELMQRSPVGRTEPLITSIMWRNLLAQALFQISVLLTLQFKGESLFNVSGEINDTLIFNTFVLCQVFNEFNSRSMEKKNVFKGLHKNRLFIGIVGITIMLQAIMVEFLNKFADTERLNGLQWGVCIAIASVSWPLGWIVKFIPVSDKLFLNCPKSAKVMFLRIMRLFNRIKPSSSRLGIGCGNARP